The Nicotiana tomentosiformis chromosome 9, ASM39032v3, whole genome shotgun sequence genome contains the following window.
agagcaattatatatatacccaccaaaaatgtcttccacttccaatatgggacaatgtctcattgttaagagggaaaaacttaaaattttactcaaaatttcattttccctccatttctcattcaccctcattttaagaatattacatcttaaaaataaaccGCAACAGCATTTTCATACATTCACCTTTGATAATCGCGCATATCAACTTAAAATAATCAAAGAGAGAGTGTGTGTAACTGCATTATTTCTTCGTTCTTTTTTTTGTAATAAAAAATATGGAGCTGTGGATTTTAGTATTCCTAATTTGTGGAAATAGCGTGTGGTTTACAGAGAGACTTGGGATCTAGGGGTGCGAAAGAATAAAAACAAACAAAGTATACTGTAGTACTACTGACGAAAGTAGACTTGGACATCTGGCTTAATATGGGTGGTATATTCTTCATTCTGAGACTAATTAATTTCACTAATCCCATCAAACGCTCTTCTAGTTCTCGCAAACGTATTGCTATATCTCTAATTAATCGACTACTAAGGTATGAAACCTTTTGTTTAAGCAAAATAATGGAATACTAACTTTTAAATTGAGAGTTGAGAGTCGACGTGAATAGTGAATACCCTCTTATATCAACTTTGCAATAATTACACGTTTTCTctatattaattattattatatgaGCTTAATATAGTTACTAACTCGAACGTATAGAAACTACATAGATGAGATACCTTTATCAATCAAAAATTTGTTTATATAATTGAGAGGAGACTTCCTTGTAAAATTTAATGAAGGAGACTCTATAAATACATTAATATGAAGTATGAGAAACACTAAGACTGAATATGATGAGATCCTATAAGCTTAGACATGAATACCCTCTTATATGCACGTCTTCTCTATGTTATTATATTAGTTTAATATTATTACTACTTCCAACCTAAAAACTACgtaaacaaaaacaaaataagCAAATAAATCATCCCCTTCATTATTCCTTACGATTCCTCTTGCACCGGCAACTAATTATtagtactccctccggtccacaataagtgaccaatttattttttttattttggtccaaaataagtgtctatttatataatcaagaaaaatTCAATTTGTTTTTCCAAAATTACCCTTATGTATGTATCCGTAAAAAGTCTTTTACTCCTCACATTAACTATGTTGCAACATTTAATTAAGGGTAATTTAGTCACACTAACTATTTTTGTCTAGAATTTTGTATTTTCTTAATGGATGTGCCCAAAACTaattggtcacttattgtggTCCGGGAGTAACAAACAGTAGTAAGCAATCAAAGGAAAGAGGAATTCGATATCTGATATGTGACCACTGGCCTGGCTTAGCATGTTCTTGATTGTGAAACATTAATTAATTTCACTAATTAATCTCATCATTATCAAACGCTTTTTTTGCAAACGTGCTCTTCACGTACGGTTGAAACTTCAATTACTCTCCTGTCAAAAGCACTGTTATTGCTGCACACTAGGGTATGATATGATACCTTTGTTTAATAAGCACAATAatggaattttttattttttaaattgagAATAGACACGAACACCGTTTTATAATTAAGCACGTTTTCTCTATGTTACTTATAGTTTAATCTAATAAAAAATTTGTATACACAATTGAGAGGGGACGACTTCCTCGTAAAAATTGAAGCAAGAATAAAGGGAGAACTCTATCCTCAATAATTAATAGGAATAGTATGAATGATAAGAAACTCTATCCTCAAGTCAATTTGTGTATCTTCTTATAAATAATATagcagtattattattattattattatttttccatTCTTATTTACTACAATTTTCTAGGTAATAAGTCAGACtatcatgaaaaaaaaatcatTCATATAAATGCAACTTAAGAGATGTTATGGAAGTCCTAATTAACGTACTTCATTATTTGATGCAATAGATGACCACTGTGTCGTCCACACATGCATCACATTTATATAAAACAAGAAATAGGAACACTATACAAACTACTATAAGATGATATTAATTAAACAATTATTAGAAGAGCAATCATTTCATTAGAACTAACATGTAcgattatatatgaattatattCTTCATTTACATTATATAGCTGGTCTTTATGCTGTTACGAAATACTATTTGATACCAAAGGTTCTCACCTATAATGAAAATATACAGAAAAATAGGTAGTACTAATTATTAACAGCAGTCCGCTCTTGGTTCAAGGAAATTAAACAGATACTTTTCAACCCGACTAGTCTTCTTTATCAGAAGCAGTACTGTGCCCCTTATGGTCACTTTCATTTTCATTCACAAACTGTTTTGAGCCCTGCAAATTTTAATCCAAACAAAACTAAATATTAGTAGTTACATTtcgccaaaaaaaaaaataataaataaaaaataaaatgaagaaaCAAGAAAAAATTAGTAAAATCTAGATGATAGATTCATGTTTAAACAAAATTGCAATTATCTCATTGAACTCTGAACTATAATTAACCAAGAAAAGCTTTGATCTCGACATGCAACAACTTATCCTaatcaagaaaataattttaGAATAGGTATTAAGATAGTAAAGTTTAGAAAACATGGAAAAAAATGTAAAaagaaacaaataaataaaagactGGCCTCAGAATTGTTAATGTTATTCTCATCCTTATATTCAGGACAAGTGTCTTCTGTATCATCTCCTTCATTCAGAAACTGATTTAAAATCTGCAAAATCAATtcaacaaaaaaattaaatatgaatTTTACTACAGAGACAATAAATAATATTGTAAAATATATAAGTAATACATTGCATTTCACCTTTCTTTTCGTAGTCTTTTCAGAATTAAGTGATGGATTTGATTGCAAAAGCGGGTTCACAGCTGCCGAAGCAAGAATATCAGCATCAGTAGGAACAGAAATTGATCTACGAAGAGGACGTTGCCATTTAAAGGCAGAGATATTACTGTTCTTAGCATTTTCCGGTGACTGAGAATTCATGTACGTAACAAAAGCAGTAAAAGAATTAAAAACTGGTGGTTCTGAGAGTGTCCGCCGCAGACTGTTATTATGCGGCTGCGCTGCTGTGAATCTTGAAAATGGGAGTAGAGAAATGGCCGGATTAGTTGGGGTAGTTGAACACGTGGAAAATGGTGATTTGTCAGATACCCTTTTGGAGGAGAAGGGTGAAAAAGCAGGGGATGGTGTTTTTTCCGGTACCCTTTCTGCGGCGGCGGACGGTGGTGGATGGAGAGTGATCTTTTTGAGGGAGGGTTCATCAGAAGGAGAAGAGGGTGGTGGTGGAGATTTTCTCTTTAGAGAGACACTCTTCAAGCTGCAGGCGGCGGCGGTGGTGGCAGAGGGGTGGTGGAGGACGGCGGAGGAGCTGTGAATGGTTGAAGTCATATTTTGCTCTGTTTTTGTTTCTTGGAAGTAAAAATTTTCTTTCAACTGATTTCTTGAAGCTGAAGAGCGCGCCAATATATAACGAGATTTTGCTGCTAGCGGTTGAATTTAACCAATAAGTAATTGACACGTAGCAAAAGATAGTGGAAACACCGGGATATTTGGATGTCATTTAGGGTGTGTCGGGTATAATAAAAAATGttttgtgtaaaatattttctCAGAAAACAAGTAgtattcttatttatttttttgtgtttgacacgcaaattaaggaaaataacttcttAGGAATATTCATAAattataatttagatacaataaatgTGAATCATAAACTTTCGATCCAACAATCTTCCGAACCCACAAATTCCATAAACTtctgaaccgctaaactttcgaaccaGCAAACTTACAAACTCGTAAACTCTATAATTTCTAAAGCcgcaaacttccaaacacataaacctccgaactcataactttggaactcgtAAAATTTTGAACCtgtaaattgaaaaataaaaaaaacaaaaaatagaaaattgaaaatacaaaaaaaaaaaaaaaaaaaattgtgtgTGTGGGGGAGGGTTGGGGTGGGTGGGTGGcgtagaaaaacgaaaaaaattattttgtgcAACCAAACCATGGAAAATGGAAaattattttctgaaaaatattttccgtcataccaaacacacccttagtttTCTTTTATTGTGAAAAGATATTACTATGAGTATTTTTCTAACAGTATCATGTGTGGTTATTTAAGAAATTAGCTTCACTTTTTTTTGtaaattattcttctttttctttcaagaGTTGAAACCAAAAGTGAATAAATTTACTTGGGAGTAATCGTTTTCTTTATATTTCCATTTTATCTTCCCCACCTCCTTCACGTGACTCAATCTGGAACTGGAGCCTACCTTTTCATATTCAAATTTTACTAAATTAACGTCTTTTTTCTTAAAACTTGGATAGTCTGGACTCTAGAACTACATAAAAAGTAACTAGTTAGTTTTTCTCATATCAAAATGACAAATATAATACAATAAAATCTCTCTATAATAATATTGTTTGTCTAAATATTTTTTGATTGTTATACTAAAATATTGTTATAAAAAATAATTGGTGTAGCGGAGTGTAGTGGGCTTCTTTCCTTGCGTTCCAGCttaggggagcagcatatcagtggtggcgtgcatatgagttgggtagtccaatcgaggcagcttcactcacttggactcagttctcagatatgttcttgagggagtatgttccccagagtcatAGAGATGCATATGGCGCGCAGAGTTTCAGCAGTTGCGCCAAGGTTCTGTGACCGTGTCGGAGTATGCGGTcaggttcagtgatttggcttggcatgcaccagccttggttgctactgttagagagcgggtccgtcgatttatcgaggggctcaaccctagtatcagatttagcatggcccgagagttggagatggacatcgcataccagcaggtagtgggaatttctaggagattggaaggtatgatgactcgggagagagaggagagagaggccaagaggtctcgagagtctggcacatacAGTGGTAATTATGCCCCAGCTACAGCTCGTAATGGTTGGGGCTATGTGAATCGctctgttcattcagcacttccagccgccagtggtattctggccactcctaggccccaggctCCCTATTATGCATCACCAGTGTGTAGCGGACCTCTTGCACGAGATGCTTTCAGCGGTGAGTCCAgctgatcaggcccgagccagccacatcagccacgtcctctgagaggttgttttaagtatggtgacactcgtcatatagtGAGGGATTGACCCATACATACGacgggtgcacctccacatactACTCAGGCCCCGCGTGCTCCACCGAGTCCTCAGGCTATGggtacagcaccagctaccactctacctactcagccagctcgaggtggaggtcggacaagtagagattgccctagagggggaggccatgccagatattatgcttttcctgctcgaacagaggcagttgcatctgactctgtcattacaggtattgtttcggtctgtcatagagatgcatcagtcttatttgatccagactccacttattcctatgtgtcgccttattttgctctgtatttgggtgtatctcatgattctttgagttctcatgtcTATGTGTATACACATGTGAGAGATTCTATTTTTGATGAccatcggtcgtgtttggttgttcttagtggttttgagaccagagctgatttattattgatcggtatggtagactttgatattattttgggtatgAACTGGTTGTCACCATATTATGTTATGCTTGATTGTCACTCCAAGACTGTGACACTAGCTATGCCACGATTAcaacggttagagtggagaggtaccttatgTTATACTCctagtagagttatttcatttctaaaggctcatcgaatgttgagaaggggtgtgatgcgtatctagcttatgtggtagatgtcagtgttgatactcttaccattgagtcagtcccagtagtgagggattatcaatatgtatttccagcagatattccgggcatgccgcccgacatggatatcgactttggtattgatttgaaagTATCAGATTAGCATGGCCCGCCAGTGTGTATcacacctcctgcacggggtgctttcagtaaTCAGTCTAGCCGATCAGGACCGAGTCAGccacagcagccacgtcctccgagagcttgttttgagtatggtgacactcgtcatatggtgagggatttccccagatttaaggaggggtgcacctccacagactactcagacTCCGCGTGCTCCACCAGttcctcaggctatggttacagcaccaactaccactccacctgctcagccagctcgaggtggaggtcgggcaggtagaggtcgtcctagagggggaggccatgctagatattatgctcttcttgCTCGaacagaggcagttgcatcctactcagtcattacaggtattgttccagtctgtcatagagatacatcaatgttatttgatccaggatccacttattcctatgtgtcatcttatttttcttcatatttgggtgtatcccgttaTTCTTTTAGTTCTcttgtctatgtgtctacacttgagggagattctattgttgttgactatgtgtatcggtcgtatttgattgttcttagtggtttgaagaccaaagccgatttattattactcagtattGTAGacattgatattattttgggcatggactggttgtctccctattaTCTTATTCTTGATTGCCACGCCAAgcccgtgacactggctatgccaggattaccacggttagagtggagaggtaccttaaatTATACTCATATCAGAGTTATTTCTTATCTAAAGGTTGATTGAATagtcgagaaggggtgtgatgcatatctagcttatgtgagagatgtcagcgTTGATACTCCAATCGTTGAGTTAGTCCTGGTAATGAGGGATTATCCAAATCTATTTCCAGCAGAtatttcgggcatgccgcctgatagggatatcgactttggtattgatttgttaccggcactcaacccatctctattcttccatatcgtatggccccactagagttgaaagagttaaaggagcatTTGCAGGAGTTCCTTGAcaagggattcattcggcccagtgtgtctccttggggtgctccagtcttgtttgtgaagaagaatgatggttttatgcacatgtgtattgattatcaccagttgaacaaagttacagtgaagaacaagtatcctttgcctcgtattgataccctatttgatcagttacatggtgccagatgtttttcaagattgacttgcgttcaagttatcatcagttgaagatccaggagccaaatatcccgaagactactttcaggactcggtatggtcactacgagttccttgtgatgtcatttgggctgaccaacgccccaataacattcatgcacttgatgcacagtgttaCTATAATATAACATAACAATAAAGATCAATTCCAAAGAAAACTTGGcaattataataaaatattattacaGAGATGAATGTTATAGAGGGGTGAGGTCTGactataaatttaaaattttagtcAAACTTAACTTAGTTTGAATTTGTCCAAAATTTGGGAACAAAGTAGGAGTAATATTTGAGAACAAAGTAATTTACACGCGTACGTATAAATGAGTGTCATTGGCCACAAACTACCCTCCCTACACCTCACACGTgtaattatactgggttgttattgttggcCACAAACTAGAAGCCAATGACCAATGAGGGCTGATAGAGGCTCACGCTTCCATATGTACACACAAAACAACTGATGGGCATGACAAATAAAAGACTCAAACTAAAATTGAGGAATTACATTAGAGGCTTACAAGAGTTCTCCAGTACACTACAACGACGACAAACCCAGTGTAGTCCCATAAATGGGGTATGAAGAGGATAGTgtatacgtagaccttacccctatcttatTAGGGATACATTAACGAGTACACTAATTCGTAAGAAATTCAGCTACTACAAAAAAAATAGTTCGAATTTGATGAAGAAAAAGGAGAGTGAGAGCTGTGCTACCTAAGTTGCTAGAGCTTCAGTCGTAAGCAAAGAGGTGACAAGAACACTACATTCAAAATACATTTACGATCTCATGACTATCCTGACTCCTGCCTAATTCACCCCAACAAAACTGGTTAGTCGATAAAACACTATCGCCTTTGTAACTCACCAGTTGTAGCAAGAGCAAACAAAAACTTATCTTCCCAATTTTCCTGATTGAAAAGCGACTAGTCGTCATCTCAAAGATCCAGCTCACTTGAGCAAAGCTGCATCCAATTACTATAAGCTTACAGTAGCCTAAAGAAACATACGTGCAGGAATATGATGTGGAGACTTACGAAGGTAAACCATATCTCGCTGCTCAGCCAGGTAGGGGTTCCAAGGATTTGAGAAATCAAGATGTCAGCTCAAAATGTCTTTCTAACAGTGACTGAACCTCAACAAGAGAAGACACCTTATAGTCTGGTTGGTGTTCAACGTTTGCATATTCTGGAGCATTATACCTTCCTGTTTCGTCGAGCAAGCAAGTAAATGCTCCAGCTCTTTTGCCACAAGCAACCTGTGATCAAACCCCCATAATTCTTTTTTATCACAAAGCAGATATTTTAGCCATCACTCTCTAAATGACAAGAGCAAGAAAGTAAATTGGGTAGAAGTAACTACATAGATGTAGGAGCCAAAGCTTGTATATTAAGAACAGCGAggaataaagtaaggttaaaagcGAATCAAACAGGGAAATCGACAAAGAAGAACTCGAGTATCAATTATTTTAAAGTGACCATTATTCTGCCTACCCATAAACCAAATACAAAGTTATGTCAAACCAAGATGGTAATTAATACCAATATGAATTAGTTGAAACTTATTCTAGCTAAGTGAAGGGAAATGTCATCTTTCGGAAACATGCATTGAATCACCTATTTAAAAGAGCAGATGTGAAAGAGAAAAAGGAGCAGTCAGCTTAAGAGGAAACTCACATCATCTTTAAGGCTGTCCCCAATCATCATCACTTCATTAGATTGAACTCCCCAAGTTGAACAAATATGCAGCAATGGAGCTGGATCTGGTTTATAAGGACGAAATTCCCTGCTCAGTGCAGGAGAAAATTTTACCTGTATCAAAAAGAGATGCTAAATTTAAACTTTATATAGTACACATAATAAGGACAAGGGAACTAAGTCTGAACGGCATAAACTGAGGTGACAGATATATTACAGCTGACATGGAAAGATTTGCCAGCCAAAGATGAGAATAACGAGCAAATTTATTGCAAAAAATAGGATTGCAAAACAAAACTAGCCCTTTTGCCCTTTTATC
Protein-coding sequences here:
- the LOC138899441 gene encoding uncharacterized protein, whose product is MTSTIHSSSAVLHHPSATTAAACSLKSVSLKRKSPPPPSSPSDEPSLKKITLHPPPSAAAERVPEKTPSPAFSPFSSKRVSDKSPFSTCSTTPTNPAISLLPFSRFTAAQPHNNSLRRTLSEPPVFNSFTAFVTYMNSQSPENAKNSNISAFKWQRPLRRSISVPTDADILASAAVNPLLQSNPSLNSEKTTKRKILNQFLNEGDDTEDTCPEYKDENNINNSEGSKQFVNENESDHKGHSTASDKED